Proteins encoded together in one Lutra lutra chromosome 4, mLutLut1.2, whole genome shotgun sequence window:
- the HES3 gene encoding transcription factor HES-3 isoform X2, with protein MEKKRRARINMSLEQLKLLLEKHYSHQIRKRKLEKADILELSVKYMKSLQNSVQGLWPVPLGTEFPSGFRSCLPGVGQLLRRGEEGGGGLRCPLAHERAGDSTMDSAGPSREAPEPLGPCAPAIWAPAPATGGSRSPPPRLLFSGGLPGPSSSVPGPQPAPRRCTESPGPRLGVWRPW; from the exons ATGGAGAAGAAGCGACGGGCACGCATCAACATGTCCCTGGAGCAGCTGAAGTTGTTGCTGGAAAAACACTACTCACACCAG ATCCGGAAACGCAAGCTGGAGAAGGCAGACATACTGGAGCTGAGCGTCAAGTACATGAAAAGCCTTCAGAACTCGGTGCAAG ggctcTGGCCGGTCCCCCTCGGAACTGAGTTCCCGTCGGGCTTCCGCAGCTGTCTGCCTGGCGTTGGCCAGCTTCTGCGGCGCGGAGAAGAGGGCGGCGGTGGCCTGCGCTGCCCCCTGGCGCACGAGCGCGCAGGTGACAGCACCATGGACAGCGCCGGCCCGAGCCGGGAGGCACCCGAGCCGCTCGGCCCCTGCGCCCCCGCCATTTGGGCCCCTGCTCCGGCCACCGGCGGCTCGCGGTCCCCTCCACCCCGGCTCCTCTTCTCTGGAGGTCTTCCCGGCCCGTCCTCCAGCGTCCCGGGGCCGCAGCCGGCACCTCGCCGCTGCACCGAGAGCCCGGGGCCGCGTCTGGGCGTTTGGCGGCCCTGGTGA
- the HES3 gene encoding transcription factor HES-3 isoform X1 codes for MGTKPGTQASSSGHSSSFRKISKPLMEKKRRARINMSLEQLKLLLEKHYSHQIRKRKLEKADILELSVKYMKSLQNSVQGLWPVPLGTEFPSGFRSCLPGVGQLLRRGEEGGGGLRCPLAHERAGDSTMDSAGPSREAPEPLGPCAPAIWAPAPATGGSRSPPPRLLFSGGLPGPSSSVPGPQPAPRRCTESPGPRLGVWRPW; via the exons ATGGGCACCAAGCCCGGGACCCAAGCCAGCTCCAGTGGTCACTCCAGCAGCTTCCGCAAG ATCTCCAAGCCTCTGATGGAGAAGAAGCGACGGGCACGCATCAACATGTCCCTGGAGCAGCTGAAGTTGTTGCTGGAAAAACACTACTCACACCAG ATCCGGAAACGCAAGCTGGAGAAGGCAGACATACTGGAGCTGAGCGTCAAGTACATGAAAAGCCTTCAGAACTCGGTGCAAG ggctcTGGCCGGTCCCCCTCGGAACTGAGTTCCCGTCGGGCTTCCGCAGCTGTCTGCCTGGCGTTGGCCAGCTTCTGCGGCGCGGAGAAGAGGGCGGCGGTGGCCTGCGCTGCCCCCTGGCGCACGAGCGCGCAGGTGACAGCACCATGGACAGCGCCGGCCCGAGCCGGGAGGCACCCGAGCCGCTCGGCCCCTGCGCCCCCGCCATTTGGGCCCCTGCTCCGGCCACCGGCGGCTCGCGGTCCCCTCCACCCCGGCTCCTCTTCTCTGGAGGTCTTCCCGGCCCGTCCTCCAGCGTCCCGGGGCCGCAGCCGGCACCTCGCCGCTGCACCGAGAGCCCGGGGCCGCGTCTGGGCGTTTGGCGGCCCTGGTGA
- the ICMT gene encoding protein-S-isoprenylcysteine O-methyltransferase has protein sequence MAGCAARAPPGSEARLSLATFLLGASVLALPLLTRAGLQGRTGLALYVAGLNALLLLLYRPPRYQIAIRACFLGFVFGCGVLLSFSQSSWNHFGWYMCSLSLFHFSEYLVTAVNNPKSLSLDSFLLNHSLEYTVAALSSWIEFTLENIFWPELKQITWLSATGLLMVVFGECLRKAAMFTAGSNFNHVVQNEKSETHTLVTSGVYAWFRHPSYVGWFYWSIGTQVMLCNPICGIGYALTVWRFFRDRTEEEEISLIHFFGEEYLEYKKRVPTGLPFIKGVKVEL, from the exons ATGGCGGGCTGCGCGGCGCGGGCTCCGCCGGGCTCCGAGGCGCGCCTCAGCCTCGCCACTTTCCTGCTGGGCGCCTCGGTGCTCGCGCTGCCGCTGCTGACGCGCGCCGGCCTGCAGGGCCGCACCGGGCTGGCGCTCTACGTGGCCGGGCTCAacgcgctgctgctgctgctctacCGGCCGCCGCGCTACCAG ATAGCCATCCGGGCTTGTTTCCTTGGCTTTGTGTTCGGCTGCGGCGTGTTGCTAAGTTTCAGCCAGTCTTCTTGGAATCACTTTGGCTG gtaCATGTGCTCCTTGTCACTATTCCATTTTTCGGAGTACTTAGTCACAGCAGTCAATAACCCCAAAAGTCTGtccttggattcctttctcctgAACCACAGTCTGGAGTACACAGTAGCTGCTCTTTCTTCTTGGATTGAGTTCACACTAGAAAATATCTTTTGGCCAG AACTGAAGCAGATCACCTGGCTCAGTGCAACGGGGCTGCTCATGGTGGTCTTTGGAGAGTGTCTGAGGAAAGCGGCGATGTTCACCGCCGGCTCCAATTTCAACCACGTGGTGCAGAATGAGAAATCAGAAACCCACACCCTGGTGACAAGTGGAGTGTACGCTTGGTTCCGGCACCCTTCCTATGTTGGGTGGTTTTACTGGAGTATTGGAACCCAG GTGATGCTGTGTAATCCCATCTGTGGCATTGGCTACGCTCTGACAGTGTGGCGGTTCTTCCGAGATCgaacagaagaagaggagatCTCGTTAATTCACTTTTTTGGAGAGGAGTACCTGGAGTATAAGAAGCGGGTGCCCACGGGGCTGCCTTTTATAAAAGGGGTCAAGGTCGAGCTATAA
- the RNF207 gene encoding RING finger protein 207 isoform X2, whose product MSGAIFTPLEGLGALDAASGHPLVCPLCHAQFERPCLLDCFHDFCTGCLRGRATDGRLSCPLCQRQTVVKGPSGLPPVDRLLQFLVDSSGDGSEAEHCANCDLECNKQDAETMYFCNTCGQPLCARCRDETHRARMFARHDIVALGQRSRDVLQKCTLHAEPYIMFSTDKKSLLCIRCFRDMQGESRAHCVDLESAYVQGCERLEQAVLAVKALQTATREAIELLQAMVEEVRRSAAEEEAAIHALFGSMQTGREESAVAAGCAEVHLVICSSFLSLANKAEFLDLGYELMERLQAIVTRPQHLRPAQNSKITSDHHAEFARCLEPLLLLGPRRTTGAGSGTSTLASGSGPKVLMGSSCPSPAGRMLGSLVRKPTLHRSISTKVLLAEGEDTPFSEHCRRYEDSYRRLQAEMQNLKDQVQELHRDLTKHHSLIKAEIMGDILRKSLQVDAQIASEYASLQGMRAVFQEIWEESYQRAANEQEIYEAQLHDLLQLKQENAYLTTITKQITPYIRSIAKVKERLEPRLQAPADPQSEHLQNTHDDSASGDTQARNDPVSVTEKREKTSEARGSGRTLSSPTEETLLKRKDAPRPRQDGGDVPPWRECPT is encoded by the exons ATGTCGGGAGCTATCTTCACGCCCCTGGAGGGCCTGGGTGCCCTGGACGCCGCGAGCGGCCACCCGCTGGTGTGCCCACTGTGCCACGCACAATTCGAGCGCCCCTGCCTGTTGGACTGCTTCCACGACTTTTGCACCGGCTGCCTGCGCGGTCGCGCCACGGATGGCCGCCTCTCCTGCCCGCTGTGCCA ACGCCAGACGGTGGTGAAGGGCCCCAGCGGGCTCCCTCCGGTGGATCGGCTGCTGCAGTTCCTGGTGGACAGCTCGGGGGATGGCTCGGAGGCCGAGCATTGTGCCAACTGTGACCTGGAGTGTAACAAACAG GATGCAGAGACCATGTACTTCTGCAACACGTGTGGGCAGCCGCTGTGCGCGCGCTGCCGCGATGAAACGCACCGGGCACGCATGTTCGCGCGCCACGACATCGTGGCCCTGGGTCAGCGCAGCCGCGACGTGCTCCAGAAGTGCA CGCTGCACGCTGAGCCCTACATCATGTTCTCCACCGACAAGAAGTCGCTGCTGTGCATCCGTTGTTTCCGGGACATGCAGGG GGAGAGCCGGGCGCACTGCGTGGACCTCGAGTCAGCCTACGTGCAGGGCTGCGAGCGGCTGGAGCAGGCGGTGCTG GCCGTGAAGGCCCTGCAGACGGCCACCCGGGAGGCCATCGAGCTGCTGCAGGCCATGGTGGAGGAGGTGCGGCGCAGTGCCGCGGAGGAGGAGGCCGCCATCCACGCCCTCTTTGGCAGCATGCAG ACTGGCCGAGAGGAAAGCGCTGTTGCTGCAGGCTGTGCAGAG GTTCACCTGGTCATCTGCTCTTCCTTCCTCAGCTTGGCCAATAAGGCTGAGTTCCTGGACCTGGGCTAC GAGCTGATGGAGAGGCTGCAGGCCATTGTCACCCGTCCCCAGCACCTCCGGCCAGCGCAGAACAGCAAG ATCACTAGCGACCACCACGCGGAGTTTGCACGCTGCCTGGagccgctgctgctgctgggccccCGACGGACAACAGGTGCTGGGAGCGGCACCAGCAC GCTAGCATCGGGCTCAGGCCCCAAGGTGCTGATGGGGTCCAGCTGCCCTTCCCCAGCGGGAAGGATGTTGGGGTCTCTGGTCCGAAAGCCCACGCTGCACCGGTCCATCAGCACCAAGGTGCTGCTGGCGGAGGGGGAGGACACGCCATTCTCAGAGCACTGCCGCCGCTATGAGGACTCCTACCGG CGCctgcaggcagagatgcagaacCTGAAGGACCAGGTCCAAGAGCTGCACCGGGACCTCACCAAGCACCACTCGCTCATCAAGGCGGAGATCATGGGAGACATCCTGCGCAAGTCCCTGCAGGTGGACGCGCAGATTGCCTCGGAGTACGCTTCCCTGCAGGGGATGAGAGCAGTCTTCCAGGAG ATTTGGGAGGAATCCTACCAGCGGGCGGCTAACGAGCAGGAGATTTACGAAG CCCAGCTCCATGATCTTCTCCAGCTGAAGCAGGAGAATGCCTACCTGACCACCATCACCAAGCAGATCACGCCCTACATCCGCTCCATTGCCAAGGTGAAGGAGCGGCTGGAGCCCAG GCTTCAGGCGCCCGCAGACCCACAGTCGGAGCATCTACAAAACACGCACGATGACAGCGCCAGTGGAGACACACAGGCCAG GAACGACCCGGTGAGTgtcacagagaagagagagaaaacatcagAAGCTAGAGGGAGCGGCCGGACTCTGAGCAGCCCCACAGAAGAGACTCTGCTGAAGAGGAAAGACGCCCCCAGACCCAGACAGGACGGGGGTGACGTCCCCCCGTGGAGGGAGTGTCCGACTTAG
- the RNF207 gene encoding RING finger protein 207 isoform X1, which yields MSGAIFTPLEGLGALDAASGHPLVCPLCHAQFERPCLLDCFHDFCTGCLRGRATDGRLSCPLCQRQTVVKGPSGLPPVDRLLQFLVDSSGDGSEAEHCANCDLECNKQDAETMYFCNTCGQPLCARCRDETHRARMFARHDIVALGQRSRDVLQKCTLHAEPYIMFSTDKKSLLCIRCFRDMQGESRAHCVDLESAYVQGCERLEQAVLAVKALQTATREAIELLQAMVEEVRRSAAEEEAAIHALFGSMQDRLAERKALLLQAVQSQYEEKDKAFKEQLSHLATLLPTLQVHLVICSSFLSLANKAEFLDLGYELMERLQAIVTRPQHLRPAQNSKITSDHHAEFARCLEPLLLLGPRRTTGAGSGTSTLASGSGPKVLMGSSCPSPAGRMLGSLVRKPTLHRSISTKVLLAEGEDTPFSEHCRRYEDSYRRLQAEMQNLKDQVQELHRDLTKHHSLIKAEIMGDILRKSLQVDAQIASEYASLQGMRAVFQEIWEESYQRAANEQEIYEAQLHDLLQLKQENAYLTTITKQITPYIRSIAKVKERLEPRLQAPADPQSEHLQNTHDDSASGDTQARNDPVSVTEKREKTSEARGSGRTLSSPTEETLLKRKDAPRPRQDGGDVPPWRECPT from the exons ATGTCGGGAGCTATCTTCACGCCCCTGGAGGGCCTGGGTGCCCTGGACGCCGCGAGCGGCCACCCGCTGGTGTGCCCACTGTGCCACGCACAATTCGAGCGCCCCTGCCTGTTGGACTGCTTCCACGACTTTTGCACCGGCTGCCTGCGCGGTCGCGCCACGGATGGCCGCCTCTCCTGCCCGCTGTGCCA ACGCCAGACGGTGGTGAAGGGCCCCAGCGGGCTCCCTCCGGTGGATCGGCTGCTGCAGTTCCTGGTGGACAGCTCGGGGGATGGCTCGGAGGCCGAGCATTGTGCCAACTGTGACCTGGAGTGTAACAAACAG GATGCAGAGACCATGTACTTCTGCAACACGTGTGGGCAGCCGCTGTGCGCGCGCTGCCGCGATGAAACGCACCGGGCACGCATGTTCGCGCGCCACGACATCGTGGCCCTGGGTCAGCGCAGCCGCGACGTGCTCCAGAAGTGCA CGCTGCACGCTGAGCCCTACATCATGTTCTCCACCGACAAGAAGTCGCTGCTGTGCATCCGTTGTTTCCGGGACATGCAGGG GGAGAGCCGGGCGCACTGCGTGGACCTCGAGTCAGCCTACGTGCAGGGCTGCGAGCGGCTGGAGCAGGCGGTGCTG GCCGTGAAGGCCCTGCAGACGGCCACCCGGGAGGCCATCGAGCTGCTGCAGGCCATGGTGGAGGAGGTGCGGCGCAGTGCCGCGGAGGAGGAGGCCGCCATCCACGCCCTCTTTGGCAGCATGCAG GACAGACTGGCCGAGAGGAAAGCGCTGTTGCTGCAGGCTGTGCAGAG ccaaTATGAAGAGAAGGACAAAGCCTTCAAGGAGCAGCTCTCCCACCTGGCCACTCTGTTGCCCACCCTGCAG GTTCACCTGGTCATCTGCTCTTCCTTCCTCAGCTTGGCCAATAAGGCTGAGTTCCTGGACCTGGGCTAC GAGCTGATGGAGAGGCTGCAGGCCATTGTCACCCGTCCCCAGCACCTCCGGCCAGCGCAGAACAGCAAG ATCACTAGCGACCACCACGCGGAGTTTGCACGCTGCCTGGagccgctgctgctgctgggccccCGACGGACAACAGGTGCTGGGAGCGGCACCAGCAC GCTAGCATCGGGCTCAGGCCCCAAGGTGCTGATGGGGTCCAGCTGCCCTTCCCCAGCGGGAAGGATGTTGGGGTCTCTGGTCCGAAAGCCCACGCTGCACCGGTCCATCAGCACCAAGGTGCTGCTGGCGGAGGGGGAGGACACGCCATTCTCAGAGCACTGCCGCCGCTATGAGGACTCCTACCGG CGCctgcaggcagagatgcagaacCTGAAGGACCAGGTCCAAGAGCTGCACCGGGACCTCACCAAGCACCACTCGCTCATCAAGGCGGAGATCATGGGAGACATCCTGCGCAAGTCCCTGCAGGTGGACGCGCAGATTGCCTCGGAGTACGCTTCCCTGCAGGGGATGAGAGCAGTCTTCCAGGAG ATTTGGGAGGAATCCTACCAGCGGGCGGCTAACGAGCAGGAGATTTACGAAG CCCAGCTCCATGATCTTCTCCAGCTGAAGCAGGAGAATGCCTACCTGACCACCATCACCAAGCAGATCACGCCCTACATCCGCTCCATTGCCAAGGTGAAGGAGCGGCTGGAGCCCAG GCTTCAGGCGCCCGCAGACCCACAGTCGGAGCATCTACAAAACACGCACGATGACAGCGCCAGTGGAGACACACAGGCCAG GAACGACCCGGTGAGTgtcacagagaagagagagaaaacatcagAAGCTAGAGGGAGCGGCCGGACTCTGAGCAGCCCCACAGAAGAGACTCTGCTGAAGAGGAAAGACGCCCCCAGACCCAGACAGGACGGGGGTGACGTCCCCCCGTGGAGGGAGTGTCCGACTTAG
- the RNF207 gene encoding RING finger protein 207 isoform X3, with amino-acid sequence MYFCNTCGQPLCARCRDETHRARMFARHDIVALGQRSRDVLQKCTLHAEPYIMFSTDKKSLLCIRCFRDMQGESRAHCVDLESAYVQGCERLEQAVLAVKALQTATREAIELLQAMVEEVRRSAAEEEAAIHALFGSMQDRLAERKALLLQAVQSQYEEKDKAFKEQLSHLATLLPTLQVHLVICSSFLSLANKAEFLDLGYELMERLQAIVTRPQHLRPAQNSKITSDHHAEFARCLEPLLLLGPRRTTGAGSGTSTLASGSGPKVLMGSSCPSPAGRMLGSLVRKPTLHRSISTKVLLAEGEDTPFSEHCRRYEDSYRRLQAEMQNLKDQVQELHRDLTKHHSLIKAEIMGDILRKSLQVDAQIASEYASLQGMRAVFQEIWEESYQRAANEQEIYEAQLHDLLQLKQENAYLTTITKQITPYIRSIAKVKERLEPRLQAPADPQSEHLQNTHDDSASGDTQARNDPVSVTEKREKTSEARGSGRTLSSPTEETLLKRKDAPRPRQDGGDVPPWRECPT; translated from the exons ATGTACTTCTGCAACACGTGTGGGCAGCCGCTGTGCGCGCGCTGCCGCGATGAAACGCACCGGGCACGCATGTTCGCGCGCCACGACATCGTGGCCCTGGGTCAGCGCAGCCGCGACGTGCTCCAGAAGTGCA CGCTGCACGCTGAGCCCTACATCATGTTCTCCACCGACAAGAAGTCGCTGCTGTGCATCCGTTGTTTCCGGGACATGCAGGG GGAGAGCCGGGCGCACTGCGTGGACCTCGAGTCAGCCTACGTGCAGGGCTGCGAGCGGCTGGAGCAGGCGGTGCTG GCCGTGAAGGCCCTGCAGACGGCCACCCGGGAGGCCATCGAGCTGCTGCAGGCCATGGTGGAGGAGGTGCGGCGCAGTGCCGCGGAGGAGGAGGCCGCCATCCACGCCCTCTTTGGCAGCATGCAG GACAGACTGGCCGAGAGGAAAGCGCTGTTGCTGCAGGCTGTGCAGAG ccaaTATGAAGAGAAGGACAAAGCCTTCAAGGAGCAGCTCTCCCACCTGGCCACTCTGTTGCCCACCCTGCAG GTTCACCTGGTCATCTGCTCTTCCTTCCTCAGCTTGGCCAATAAGGCTGAGTTCCTGGACCTGGGCTAC GAGCTGATGGAGAGGCTGCAGGCCATTGTCACCCGTCCCCAGCACCTCCGGCCAGCGCAGAACAGCAAG ATCACTAGCGACCACCACGCGGAGTTTGCACGCTGCCTGGagccgctgctgctgctgggccccCGACGGACAACAGGTGCTGGGAGCGGCACCAGCAC GCTAGCATCGGGCTCAGGCCCCAAGGTGCTGATGGGGTCCAGCTGCCCTTCCCCAGCGGGAAGGATGTTGGGGTCTCTGGTCCGAAAGCCCACGCTGCACCGGTCCATCAGCACCAAGGTGCTGCTGGCGGAGGGGGAGGACACGCCATTCTCAGAGCACTGCCGCCGCTATGAGGACTCCTACCGG CGCctgcaggcagagatgcagaacCTGAAGGACCAGGTCCAAGAGCTGCACCGGGACCTCACCAAGCACCACTCGCTCATCAAGGCGGAGATCATGGGAGACATCCTGCGCAAGTCCCTGCAGGTGGACGCGCAGATTGCCTCGGAGTACGCTTCCCTGCAGGGGATGAGAGCAGTCTTCCAGGAG ATTTGGGAGGAATCCTACCAGCGGGCGGCTAACGAGCAGGAGATTTACGAAG CCCAGCTCCATGATCTTCTCCAGCTGAAGCAGGAGAATGCCTACCTGACCACCATCACCAAGCAGATCACGCCCTACATCCGCTCCATTGCCAAGGTGAAGGAGCGGCTGGAGCCCAG GCTTCAGGCGCCCGCAGACCCACAGTCGGAGCATCTACAAAACACGCACGATGACAGCGCCAGTGGAGACACACAGGCCAG GAACGACCCGGTGAGTgtcacagagaagagagagaaaacatcagAAGCTAGAGGGAGCGGCCGGACTCTGAGCAGCCCCACAGAAGAGACTCTGCTGAAGAGGAAAGACGCCCCCAGACCCAGACAGGACGGGGGTGACGTCCCCCCGTGGAGGGAGTGTCCGACTTAG